The Gemmatimonas phototrophica region CGGAGATCTGCGACACATGCTGCAGCTGTTGCGCGCAACGGGCGCTCACGGCCGCCATGATCTCCGAGAGCGATGCCACATGTGTTTCGATACCGGTAATCCCGAGAACGGCGCGATTACCGGCAGACACGCCATCCAGCACGGCCTGCACGTTCTCTTCAATGAGGTGACTGGCCTGCCGAGCCGATTCGGCGGCGCGGAGGGCCAACGCGCGCACCTCTTCGGCCACCACCGCAAAGCCGCGACCGGCATCGCCGGCGCGCGCCGCTTCCACGGCCGCATTCAGGGCCAACAGGTTGGTCTGGAAGGCGATCTCGTCGATGGCTTTGACCACGCGCGAGGTGGCATCGGCCCGATCCTTCATGGTGCCGAGCGCCTCGGAAAGCGCGCGCAGCTCCTTGGTGCCAGTACTGGTCGCAGTGCTCACATCCGCCGTGGAACGACGTCCCCGCTCCGCTTCCTCCGAGATGGTCATGGCATCGGCCCGCAACTCTGCGGTGCCGGCCGCCACTTCCTCCAAGCCGGCAGCCTGCCGCGACGCGCCGGTCGCCCCGACTTCCGCCGACTGGGCGATTTCGTTGCTCGCGCTGTTCACTTCCTCGGACGCGGCCTTCACCGCCCCCACGGTGGTTTCCAGGTGTGACACGGCATCAGCGAACGCCTGCACGATTGGCGCATGATGGCCGGTGCGATCGGCCGATGGGCGGACCGTGAGGTCTCCCTTGGCGAGGCCGCGAATCCCGAGGTGCAATTCACTCATGGCCACCGACATCGGTTTCAGGACACCATCAAGCGCCTCATTCACGGCCTGCGCGGCTTCCTCAAAAGCCCCCTCGAACTGGCTGCTGTTGATGCGTGCATCCACCTTGCCTTCAAGAATGGTCGTTCCCAGCGTTTGCACTTCATCGGCCAGCGTACGGACCTTGCGACGGGTTTCGTTGTACGCATGCATGGCAATATGCATGTTCGCGATCATGGCATTCACAGTGACCGCCAACTGCCCCAACTCATCGCGACTGCGCAGGGTGATGGGTTGGGTCACCGGTTCGGCGCGTTGGCTGGCATCGCCCTGCGCCAGCGCCCGCAGCCCATTGGTCACGGCCTTGATGCAGTGCTCACTCAACGACTCCGCCCGACGTTGTATGCTGGCGAGTCCGCGAATAATGCTTCGCGAGACCCCCACGGCAACGCCCATACTGATGAGTGTGGCAGCCAGCAGAATGAGCTGTGCCGCGAGCACCGAACGCTCCGTTTCGTTACCGGCGCTCGTGAGTTCTTCGCGAGCAACGCGCACCTGCAGCGCCATCAACAGGCGCATGCCATCATCAAGGGCATGGTGCAGCGCCTCGCTGCGGACGGCCGCGGAGGAGTCACCACCGATCGACGCCCGCGTAGCTGCCAGCCACTCTTTCATGGGGGTCCGCAAGCCATCCACCAGCTGCGACTCTTCTGCGGTCAGATAGGTGGCGAGGTAAGCAGTCTATATGCTGTCCACCTGCTGCACCATGACCGCCGGTGACGTCTTCTCGGTGGAGCCGCCGGACGACGTCAGCCCATCGGTCACCGCATTGACGTTGTGCAGCATCAACCCGAGTTGTTCGAGCGGCACCACGCGGTCGGCGAAGACGGTCGCGAATCGCGCCTGGGCACCGCGGGCGGCCTGAATGGGCTGAATGGTGGCAACAACGGCCAGCACAATAGCCACGGCAAACGCGGCCAGCAACTTGGTGGAAATGGAGTGCAGTTTCATAGTCGGTGGCTCGTGTACATGCCTCAGCGCATGCCTCTAGGCCCCACCGGGCACTCAAGTGGGACCGCTTCCTGCCCAGTGGTGTCGGCTTGGGGACAGCCCAACTTTAGGGTGTATTCCCATACTCGAATGTTTAACGTTTCCGGAATGAGGATAGACGTACACAGTCGACGCTATTCGTAGCGCAGCGCCTGGATGGGATTGAGTGATGCTGCCTTTCGGGCCGGGTAATAGCCGAAGAACACGCCCACGGCCGCGGAAAACCCGATGGCGATGAACGCGGCGGAGAGTGGGGTGGACGTGGCCCATCCCGTGATCCGACCCACCACTGCCGCCCCGCCAATTCCCAGCGCCAATCCTCCAAGGCCGCCGAAGATGCTCATGACCACGCTTTCCACCAGAAACTGGGTCAGTACATCGGAGCCACGGGCACCTATGGCCATGCGAATGCCGATCTCGCGCGTTCGTTCCGTGACCGACACCAGCATGATGTTCATGATGCCAATGCCACCGACCAGCAAGGAAATGGACGCAATGGCCGCCAGGAGCCCGGTCATGACGGACGCCGTACTCGTC contains the following coding sequences:
- a CDS encoding methyl-accepting chemotaxis protein, which translates into the protein MKEWLAATRASIGGDSSAAVRSEALHHALDDGMRLLMALQVRVAREELTSAGNETERSVLAAQLILLAATLISMGVAVGVSRSIIRGLASIQRRAESLSEHCIKAVTNGLRALAQGDASQRAEPVTQPITLRSRDELGQLAVTVNAMIANMHIAMHAYNETRRKVRTLADEVQTLGTTILEGKVDARINSSQFEGAFEEAAQAVNEALDGVLKPMSVAMSELHLGIRGLAKGDLTVRPSADRTGHHAPIVQAFADAVSHLETTVGAVKAASEEVNSASNEIAQSAEVGATGASRQAAGLEEVAAGTAELRADAMTISEEAERGRRSTADVSTATSTGTKELRALSEALGTMKDRADATSRVVKAIDEIAFQTNLLALNAAVEAARAGDAGRGFAVVAEEVRALALRAAESARQASHLIEENVQAVLDGVSAGNRAVLGITGIETHVASLSEIMAAVSARCAQQLQHVSQISEAVDGLNVITQQSAATAEETAATSEELRSQSDALNVLMGSFTVRKNHLHRGESQRRAA